In one window of Kosmotoga pacifica DNA:
- a CDS encoding SCP2 sterol-binding domain-containing protein: MTAEKIARIIKEHFDEISVGDFSGTFQIIVHGETSEAFSFIFSEGKMEFAKGKIDNPDCTIETDEATFQALLEGTKRPMAAFMTGKLKVTGNLDLALKFGQMLG, translated from the coding sequence TTGACTGCGGAAAAGATCGCGAGAATTATTAAAGAACATTTTGATGAGATTTCTGTTGGCGACTTCAGCGGTACGTTTCAGATTATTGTTCATGGAGAGACTTCTGAAGCTTTCTCTTTCATATTTTCTGAAGGGAAAATGGAGTTTGCAAAAGGAAAAATTGATAATCCCGACTGTACCATCGAGACAGATGAGGCTACATTTCAGGCATTACTGGAGGGAACCAAAAGGCCCATGGCGGCTTTTATGACAGGAAAACTGAAAGTTACAGGAAATCTTGATCTCGCATTGAAGTTTGGACAAATGCTGGGATAG
- a CDS encoding lactate utilization protein translates to MREELYKWKYQKLAEVVLENFAKRGINGHYVNSGEDVIPLLKKLIPPHSSVAVGGSLTLSETGVLDFLRKNDYDFKDRYAVKTPEERKKIHAETFGVDYFLSSANAITMRGEIVQLDGHGTRVAPMIYGPKKVIIVAGMNKIVPDIESARERIKYIAPMNARRLGLHTPCTTTGICMDCRSNQRICETYVIISDSSAHKDRYTVILVGENLGL, encoded by the coding sequence ATGAGAGAAGAACTCTACAAATGGAAATATCAGAAACTCGCAGAAGTTGTGCTCGAAAACTTTGCAAAACGTGGTATAAACGGACATTATGTTAATTCAGGGGAAGATGTAATACCTCTGCTGAAGAAATTGATACCTCCACATTCTTCTGTCGCAGTCGGTGGTTCTTTAACGCTCTCTGAAACAGGTGTTCTGGATTTTTTGCGTAAAAATGATTATGATTTCAAAGACCGTTACGCTGTTAAAACGCCTGAAGAACGTAAGAAGATACATGCCGAGACCTTTGGAGTTGATTATTTTTTGAGCAGTGCTAATGCCATTACTATGCGTGGTGAGATCGTACAGCTGGATGGCCATGGAACCAGAGTGGCACCCATGATTTATGGTCCGAAAAAGGTAATCATCGTCGCGGGTATGAATAAGATCGTACCTGATATCGAGAGCGCCAGAGAGAGGATAAAATACATTGCCCCTATGAATGCAAGAAGATTGGGCCTCCATACTCCCTGCACCACAACAGGGATCTGCATGGACTGCAGATCAAATCAAAGAATATGTGAAACATACGTTATCATCAGTGACAGCAGTGCCCACAAAGACAGATATACGGTGATACTTGTAGGTGAAAACCTTGGACTTTGA
- a CDS encoding acylphosphatase yields MKTYRLLISGLVQGVGFRYFVYRKAKKFGITGYVRNTEDGRVEIYASGPEDSLLNFIEIVSRGPVYADVRAFEKEELPYMPFSAFEIRL; encoded by the coding sequence ATGAAGACTTACCGTCTGCTTATATCGGGATTGGTGCAAGGAGTTGGTTTCAGATATTTTGTCTATAGAAAGGCAAAGAAATTTGGAATTACCGGATACGTCAGAAACACAGAAGATGGTAGAGTAGAAATTTACGCTTCTGGACCTGAAGATAGTTTGCTAAATTTCATTGAAATAGTCTCTAGAGGACCAGTATACGCCGATGTTAGAGCATTTGAAAAAGAAGAACTCCCGTACATGCCCTTTTCAGCTTTTGAGATAAGGTTATGA